TAGAAGTCTAATCTACAGGAATCAGATAAGGGTTAGGCAGGTAGGATCATTTTACCTAGGGGTGTAACTAGCACGGACCCAAGTGCGAATGGTCCCTCAAAGCTCAGCTTGAGGCCTGGCTCAAGCTCGATTGAGCTCTATTTTTTATTCTACtagaatcaatttttttttttttgaatttttactaTAATACAGTATTATGCTTAATttgtgtcaaaaaaaaaaagagaaattaattgtaaattttacaATTTCATCTTTTATAATTCTCAATATGGTAGTATATTGTACAAAAAATGTTCACAATCCAACTTTTTTTAATCAAGCAGAGCTTCGAGTCAATAACACCCGTAGTTCTCCTGCGTTCAGGAAAATGAAAAGATGGAGTAAGAGTGAGCTGTCCCGAGTTCGTACCTGGGAGAATTCGCTACTTCGAACTTTGCAGAGCGGGCTAACCCGAATTCCCTTCAAAAGCACTTCAGCACTAACTTGATTGTTCACTCGAGCTTTATAAATAAACCTCGTGCCATCCCCTAAGCGCAACGCTTCACCGGAGCAAATCAATTTCCCGTCGATGGTGTCGCTCCAAACCCACGACTAGCTTTCCACAAAGTTATCATACAATATTAAAAATCCAAACactaaacaaaaatgataaaatttaataatcaaaCTAAGAAAAACTATAATAAGCTAGTCGTGGGTTTGGCGTTCGAATTTTCTTAGTTTGAACACATTATCAAAACATTGTATTTAGattgttcaaatacaaaatacaaaatacattataaattacaatacaatatttatgatgaaCTACGGGATAGTACTTCTCTACTCTCTCTCATATTTTCTCAACCATAAAGATAAACACCCTTTTTTCTCCAAATACCAAGTGcagaaaacattttaaaaaagatTATTAACACTGTACAGAAACACTACATGATAAAGTAACTACAACTACAGATGGAAAAGAATAAATCCGCATCCTAATTTTGATCAAAATGCTAGATGCAGATTGTTCAAAGAAAATCATAAGCCATTAAAGCTCAAGTCTCTCCCTTTTCTTAATTGTATATTTCACCAAACTGCATTAAGTGGCTCAGAACAGGCTGGAAATTATTTTTGGAATCCACAACAGGCTGCATTATTACTCACACACATCAACTACCATAAGTTTGGAATCCTAATACAGACAATATGAAGGGATAAATGTATACGAACACAGACAATACTTTGGAATCCTAATTTCGTACTGAATTCGTATCACACATGAACTAACACAGAGTTACAGTCTTACAGAATGCACTAATACAGACAATATACATACAAATACAATAggaaaatacatttaaaaaaaaaaaggttgaagATTGAAAATTTAGGGAATTAGGGATTTATCAATCATCATTTTTATGGAGTTAGCCATTAGGGCAAACTAATTAAGAGAATAAAGTTGAAGAATAATGAAGATTGGTTCGAACCTGAGGCTGTAAATCTATAATGGTGGACGAATGGTGAACGGACGAAGACACGGAGGCACGGAGGAGAATAGCCGGACGACGGTCGTCGGTGGAGGCGTGGAGTAATGTGCCGCGAATCTGCAAATCTCCGATGAAGAGTTCTGATGGAGTGATGGATATGCTGGCTGGGCGTGGAGGCAGTAGCTGaggatatacatatacatatatacagcCTCAAAACGTCGTCGTTTTGGGGCTGCATAATTTTTGCCAGTGGGGCCCCCATGGCAGGTCCGCTCTTGTCCTTACTTCTCACTCTATAAATACTGCCTTCTCCCCCTTTCCTCTCGCCATTTTTTTGCTTCACTGTAGGCGTGGCGCACAGAGAGTTAGAGAGGAGGGAGGAGGAGgctagagagagagagcgatAAGGCGGTACTCGCCACTCGGAGAGCTACGCAGGTCGGTCGTCTCGTCTCGTCTTTCCGCTGTGTATGTTCTTTCTCGGGTCTCTTCCGTGTCAagattttctcttttctctctctccctatcTCTCTTTTATAATCACTGTTCTTCGTATTCATGATATGTTAAATTCCATAATTCCAATAGTGATTGATTAGGGGAAAAAGGGGGTTTCCTTTTTcgtttcttttatttaatattatgtttagCTGAAATTGTATATAGCATAACCTAGGACGCAGATATATTGTCGTTTTTTACGTTGAATTCGCTTTGGAAGTCAATGTTGTGTACAGGTTTAGCCAAATAAGGTAATTGTTTAGTAATATTATTGACGAAACTATTTTTATTCCATGAATGTAAGGAGATAGATTTGTGCATATTACTTATCCTCTTGTAATTTAGATGGAGATATACAGTGTAATTGTTCAAAGATGATATCTTTGCCATAATATGGCTCGATCTCTGCGCTTTCCAATTAAGTGCTGCATTATGGATGCTATTTAGCCTGGTTAGCTGTTTTTGTTATCATGATCTGGTAGACTAACACATTTCTTGAGATAGCTCGTTCTATATGTTGGGTAAGCTGCATTTTTTTGTTAGCTGAAGCTTGATTGGCAAAGTACTGCTTGGTTCCCAATTTGATAAAATGTAGACTTCCTAACATCCGTAGTGATAGAGCATTGGTCCTTCCAGCATATGTTGATGGTTTCTCGTATTGTGGTGCTCTACAGACGTCAAGTGCTGGGCAGCTAGGTTGTGGGACTCATCCGAAAACTCGCACTTGAAGATTCACTGAAGCAATGGAGGTATTTGGCAAATCTATGGTAGCCGTGCCTACAAATGTTATTTTTCTGTCGAGTATTCTTGGCCAAGATGGGCCAAACCCTGTTCACAAGTGCGATTGGAAATGTGAAAACGAACATGTGTGTGGGAACATGTACAGATGCAGACTAACTGGGCTGACCCACATTTGTGACAAAAACTGTAATCAGAGAATTTTGTATGACAATCATAGCTCCCTCTGCAGGGTGAGCAAGCAGATTTTTCCATTTACGCCCGCTGAAGAGCAGGCTGTGAAAGGTATACGGAGGAAGTTTGATGCTGATAGTTCACCCTCTGACAGCTGCGCTTTTAAGCGCAGGCGGGA
This portion of the Ipomoea triloba cultivar NCNSP0323 chromosome 5, ASM357664v1 genome encodes:
- the LOC116020487 gene encoding uncharacterized protein LOC116020487; translated protein: MEVFGKSMVAVPTNVIFLSSILGQDGPNPVHKCDWKCENEHVCGNMYRCRLTGLTHICDKNCNQRILYDNHSSLCRVSKQIFPFTPAEEQAVKGIRRKFDADSSPSDSCAFKRRRDATFHPSPFERSFSAVSPICSQVGDGMDMS